Proteins encoded by one window of Salvia splendens isolate huo1 chromosome 14, SspV2, whole genome shotgun sequence:
- the LOC121763995 gene encoding basic leucine zipper 10-like isoform X1, which translates to MLLPEIEAAEALAALARSSSSSASCSQQPTRLSPEDQAVAASHENNYAMATISHRDATTKLGSNRLNSATKLRRNLTQAEKEAQRIRRILANRESARQTVRRRQAMHTELTRQAVDLAVENENLKKEKELAVEAYNSLKNRNKFLKLQADNSKKAESQEPKSSQAEKPITTSSLPLYNHPSLIPFSWPTVLSSNFVHYQYPSHSDPISLSEHKDISSTNLGPETSSVRTGPGNLLIAIPLPWVLPLPSYGPVLCSCSDTEKKTNETHPAHQCSKSSSSDNLFVVENNELSSKSDMLIKDSTCVRSAVGDYPVNSGDHCTELHSGATLLAPEKLSCIRPTRNSLEDETGDPSAMENVLET; encoded by the exons ATGCTGCTACCCGAGATCGAGGCCGCCGAGGCCCTCGCGGCGCTGGctcgctcctcctcctcctccgcctcttGTTCTCAACAACCGACGCGCCTATCGCCCGAG GATCAAGCAGTGGCTGCCTCTCATGAAAATAACTATGCAATGGCTACAATCTCGCATAGAGATGCAACCACAAAACTAGGCAGTAATCGGTTAAATTCTGCTACCAAGTTAAGGCGAAATTTGACACAG GCTGAAAAGGAAGCACAAAGGATTCGTCGAATATTAGCTAATAGAGAATCTGCCCGGCAGACAGTTCGTCGCCGGCAG GCTATGCACACGGAGTTGACAAGGCAAGCAGTTGATCTGGCggtggaaaatgaaaatttgaagaag GAAAAGGAGTTGGCTGTTGAGGCGTATAATtctttgaaaaatagaaacaaatttCTCAAACTGCAG GCGGATAATTCGAAGAAGGCTGAATCACAAGAGCCAAAGTCATCCCAGGCTGAGAAACCTATTACGACCTCATCACTTCCTTTGTATAACCATCCTTCTTTAATTCCTTTCTCGTGGCCTACAGTTCTATCTTCAAACTTCGTCCACTATCAATATCCATCTCATTCTGATCCCATTAGTCTATCAGAACATAAGGATATATCATCCACAAATCTGGGGCCAGAAACTTCCTCAGTGAGAACTGGACCAGGAAATTTGTTAATTGCGATTCCTCTACCTTGGGTACTTCCGCTCCCTAGTTACGGTCCAGTGCTGTGTTCATGCTCCGATACAGAGAAGAAAACGAATGAAACACATCCAGCTCATCAGTGCAGTAAATCTTCGTCTTCAGACAATCTGTTTGTGGTTGAAAACAATGAGTTGTCATCCAAGTCGGATATGCTGATAAAAGACAGTACATGTGTTAGAAGTGCAGTTGGAGATTATCCTGTGAACAGTGGCGACCATTGCACAGAGCTTCACTCCGGAGCTACTCTCCTTGCTCCCGAGAAGCTGAGCTGCATCAGGCCAACAAGAAATTCATTGGAAGATGAAACTGGCGATCCCAGTGCAATGGAAAATGTGTTGGAAACTTAA
- the LOC121763898 gene encoding subtilisin-like protease SBT4.15 has product MNTSNKLLIFALCSTLCLDRIAGFNKAYDDHERQTYIVYMGELPLDRKSVTNAHHNILSEAIGDEVVARRSKIYSYKRSFNGFAARLKPHEAKLLSGMVIDIDSSSSVRHTKSNLHDIFCCCITEREGVISVFPNKEHKQMTTRSWDFIGMSQNVKRNIRLESDMIVAVLDTGIWPESLSFNDSGMGPPPRKWKGKCATGVNFTGCNNKLIGAQYFDIGGSVGPDASPVDIDGHGTHTASIAGGVTVEGANLYGIAKGTARGAVPSARIASYKICWGNGCQDVDLLAAFDAAIADGVDVISVSIGGAGRSFSKDTMAIGAFHGLKKGVLTVCSGGNEGPYPGTIQNVAPWIMTVAATTTDRKLVTRVKLGDGQKITGIAINTYVPKKSFYPLTSGEEAKNSSFPYGEASECEEGTLDRVKVKGKIVYCEGSGGDSVVPQLGAAGIIMSDEELDDTAFALMGPGTYVSVEDGTKISNYINSTRSARAVISKTKSIKIAAPAVASFSSRGPQQLCANLLKPDISAPGVNILAAYTKLATVTGEEGDARVVKYNILSGTSMACPHVSGAAAYVKSFHPHWSPAAIKSALMTTSKRLKITPIGAEFASGSGQLNPKAAVNPGLIYDIDLVSYISFLCKEGYQDKDIALLTGSRKYSCSSVPQAKGADGLNYPSIYLQVKGDELVITGVFYRTVTNVGTGNSTYKAKVTAPDGLSIKVTPNVLTFTRPNQNRSFKVTLEGKPPAVEAWYLSGSLLWTDSKHKVRSPVLVSSDRFD; this is encoded by the exons ATGAACACATCGAATAAGCTGCTGATTTTTGCATTATGCTCGACGCTTTGCCTTGATCGAATTGCCGGTTTCAACAAGGCCTACGACGACCACGAGAGACAG ACCTACATTGTATACATGGGAGAGTTGCCGCTAGATAGGAAGTCTGTAACGAATGCACACCACAACATTCTTTCTGAAGCAATTGGAGA TGAAGTGGTAGCAAGAAGATCAAAGATATATAGCTACAAGAGGAGTTTCAATGGTTTCGCAGCGCGATTGAAGCCACACGAAGCCAAGTTGCTATCGGGTATGGTTATAGATATCGATAGTTCTAGTTCGGTCCGTCATACTAAGTCAAACTTAcatgacattttttgttgttgtattaCAGAGAGAGAAGGTGTTATTTCAGTGTTTCCTAACAAAGAGCACAAGCAGATGACTACAAGATCATGGGATTTTATAGGAATGTCTCAGAATGTCAAGAGAAATATTCGGCTTGAATCAGACATGATAGTAGCTGTTCTTGATACAG GAATATGGCCGGAATCACTTAGTTTCAACGACTCGGGAATGGGACCACCACCACGTAAGTGGAAAGGCAAGTGTGCTACAGGAGTAAACTTCACTGGCTGCAACAA CAAGCTGATTGGTGCACAGTACTTTGATATTGGGGGCAGCGTTGGCCCCGATGCTTCTCCGGTGGACATTGACGGGCACGGGACACACACGGCCTCAATTGCAGGCGGTGTGACTGTGGAAGGCGCTAATTTGTACGGCATTGCGAAAGGCACTGCAAGAGGCGCGGTTCCATCAGCCCGGATAGCTAGTTACAAAATTTGCTGGGGGAATGGCTGCCAGGACGTAGATCTTCTGGCAGCGTTCGATGCAGCCATTGCTGACGGGGTGGATGTGATATCAGTATCAATAGGCGGGGCAGGGCGCAGCTTCAGCAAAGATACTATGGCCATTGGGGCCTTCCACGGGTTGAAAAAGGGAGTCTTGACAGTGTGCTCAGGAGGGAACGAAGGACCTTATCCAGGGACAATCCAGAATGTTGCGCCGTGGATCATGACTGTCGCTGCAACCACCACAGACAGGAAGCTTGTGACAAGAGTGAAACTGGGCGATGGACAAAAGATCACg GGAATTGCAATCAATACATATGTGCCCAAGAAAAGCTTCTACCCTCTAACAAGTGGAGAAGAAGCAAAGAATTCAAGTTTTCCATATGGAGAAGCCAG TGAATGTGAAGAAGGAACCCTGGACCGGGTGAAGGTAAAAGGAAAGATAGTATACTGCGAGGGATCAGGCGGTGATTCTGTCGTCCCACAACTAGGTGCAGCAGGAATCATCATGTCGGATGAAGAATTGGATGACACTGCATTCGCTCTAATGGGACCAGGAACTTATGTCAGTGTTGAAGATGGTACAAAGATTAGTAACTACATAAATTCCACTAG ATCAGCTCGAGCTGTGATATCCAAAACGAAATCCATCAAAATAGCTGCACCAGCTGTAGCTTCATTTTCATCTAGAGGACCTCAGCAACTGTGTGCTAATTTACTAAAG CCCGACATTTCTGCACCTGGGGTTAACATATTGGCGGCCTACACAAAACTCGCCACTGTAACTGGAGAAGAAGGTGATGCACGAGTTGTGAAGTACAACATCCTGTCCGGAACTTCCATGGCTTGCCCTCATGTCTCAGGGGCTGCTGCTTATGTCAAGTCTTTCCATCCACATTGGTCGCCCGCTGCCATCAAATCTGCTTTAATGACCACTT CAAAAAGACTGAAGATCACGCCGATTGGAGCTGAATTTGCATCTGGTTCTGGACAACTGAACCCGAAAGCAGCAGTAAATCCAGGGCTGATTTACGACATCGACCTAGTCTCCTACATAAGTTTTCTCTGCAAAGAGGGCTACCAAGACAAAGACATAGCTCTACTCACAGGCAGCAGGAAATACAGTTGCTCCAGCGTTCCACAAGCAAAAGGAGCAGATGGCCTCAACTACCCTTCCATATACCTGCAAGTCAAGGGAGACGAGTTGGTCATCACAGGAGTATTTTATAGGACTGTGACAAATGTGGGCACCGGTAACTCAACATACAAAGCCAAGGTTACCGCCCCGGACGGTCTTTCTATCAAAGTCACCCCCAACGTTTTGACATTTACTCGACCCAACCAAAATAGGTCGTTTAAAGTAACACTAGAAGGGAAGCCGCCTGCGGTGGAGGCGTGGTACCTCTCTGGATCACTCTTGTGGACTGACTCCAAGCATAAAGTTAGAAGCCCAGTTCTTGTATCCTCTGacagatttgactaa
- the LOC121763995 gene encoding uncharacterized protein LOC121763995 isoform X2, with protein sequence MATISHRDATTKLGSNRLNSATKLRRNLTQAEKEAQRIRRILANRESARQTVRRRQAMHTELTRQAVDLAVENENLKKEKELAVEAYNSLKNRNKFLKLQADNSKKAESQEPKSSQAEKPITTSSLPLYNHPSLIPFSWPTVLSSNFVHYQYPSHSDPISLSEHKDISSTNLGPETSSVRTGPGNLLIAIPLPWVLPLPSYGPVLCSCSDTEKKTNETHPAHQCSKSSSSDNLFVVENNELSSKSDMLIKDSTCVRSAVGDYPVNSGDHCTELHSGATLLAPEKLSCIRPTRNSLEDETGDPSAMENVLET encoded by the exons ATGGCTACAATCTCGCATAGAGATGCAACCACAAAACTAGGCAGTAATCGGTTAAATTCTGCTACCAAGTTAAGGCGAAATTTGACACAG GCTGAAAAGGAAGCACAAAGGATTCGTCGAATATTAGCTAATAGAGAATCTGCCCGGCAGACAGTTCGTCGCCGGCAG GCTATGCACACGGAGTTGACAAGGCAAGCAGTTGATCTGGCggtggaaaatgaaaatttgaagaag GAAAAGGAGTTGGCTGTTGAGGCGTATAATtctttgaaaaatagaaacaaatttCTCAAACTGCAG GCGGATAATTCGAAGAAGGCTGAATCACAAGAGCCAAAGTCATCCCAGGCTGAGAAACCTATTACGACCTCATCACTTCCTTTGTATAACCATCCTTCTTTAATTCCTTTCTCGTGGCCTACAGTTCTATCTTCAAACTTCGTCCACTATCAATATCCATCTCATTCTGATCCCATTAGTCTATCAGAACATAAGGATATATCATCCACAAATCTGGGGCCAGAAACTTCCTCAGTGAGAACTGGACCAGGAAATTTGTTAATTGCGATTCCTCTACCTTGGGTACTTCCGCTCCCTAGTTACGGTCCAGTGCTGTGTTCATGCTCCGATACAGAGAAGAAAACGAATGAAACACATCCAGCTCATCAGTGCAGTAAATCTTCGTCTTCAGACAATCTGTTTGTGGTTGAAAACAATGAGTTGTCATCCAAGTCGGATATGCTGATAAAAGACAGTACATGTGTTAGAAGTGCAGTTGGAGATTATCCTGTGAACAGTGGCGACCATTGCACAGAGCTTCACTCCGGAGCTACTCTCCTTGCTCCCGAGAAGCTGAGCTGCATCAGGCCAACAAGAAATTCATTGGAAGATGAAACTGGCGATCCCAGTGCAATGGAAAATGTGTTGGAAACTTAA